One Mycobacterium marseillense DNA window includes the following coding sequences:
- a CDS encoding acyl-CoA dehydrogenase family protein — translation MLLEFDADQRLWQDTVREAVTKQCPPSLVRSVAEEGVDPSPLWKSYVDQGWTELNDPESTVELAIVLEELGRATDPTPFLATMSQFAPLVADRFDPHESGTAVYGGVVAYRDAEGWVLDGTARHVLDGDRVDQLAVVTDAGVFIVASSQVSARRSAVFDPVLHVADLSFGEVRVPDTARLTVDHERAHHIALTGMAITMVGACQRILDLVLEHVGSRQQFGVPIGSFQAVQHKAADMHVAVQRARALAYFAALTIAADDPRRRLAAAMAKASAGECQSLVFRHGLQLHGAMGFTWENDLQFALKRAKAGELMLGGAAEHRARIAEEYRAADF, via the coding sequence ATGCTGTTGGAGTTCGATGCTGATCAGCGACTGTGGCAGGACACGGTGCGCGAGGCCGTCACCAAGCAGTGCCCGCCCTCGCTGGTGCGCAGTGTGGCCGAAGAAGGCGTCGACCCGAGCCCCCTGTGGAAGTCCTACGTGGATCAGGGTTGGACCGAGCTGAACGACCCGGAGAGCACGGTCGAGCTCGCCATCGTTCTCGAAGAGCTGGGCCGCGCGACGGACCCCACACCGTTCCTGGCGACGATGAGCCAGTTCGCGCCGCTGGTGGCGGATCGCTTCGACCCGCACGAGTCGGGCACGGCGGTGTACGGCGGGGTGGTGGCCTACCGCGACGCCGAAGGTTGGGTGTTGGACGGAACGGCGCGCCATGTGCTCGACGGCGACCGCGTCGACCAGCTGGCGGTGGTGACCGACGCGGGCGTGTTCATCGTCGCGTCCAGCCAGGTGTCGGCCCGGCGCTCGGCGGTCTTCGACCCCGTGCTGCACGTGGCCGACCTGTCGTTCGGCGAGGTCCGGGTCCCCGACACCGCCCGGCTCACCGTCGACCACGAGCGCGCGCACCATATTGCGTTGACGGGCATGGCAATCACCATGGTCGGCGCCTGCCAACGCATCCTCGACCTGGTGCTCGAGCACGTGGGTAGCCGCCAGCAGTTCGGGGTGCCGATCGGCTCGTTCCAGGCGGTGCAGCACAAGGCCGCCGACATGCACGTCGCGGTGCAACGGGCAAGGGCGTTGGCGTACTTCGCCGCATTGACGATCGCGGCCGACGATCCCCGCCGCCGGCTGGCGGCCGCGATGGCCAAGGCCTCGGCGGGCGAGTGCCAGTCGCTGGTCTTCCGCCATGGCTTACAGCTGCACGGCGCCATGGGATTCACGTGGGAGAACGACCTGCAGTTCGCGCTCAAGCGCGCGAAAGCGGGCGAACTCATGCTGGGCGGCGCGGCGGAGCATCGGGCCCGGATCGCTGAGGAATATCGTGCAGCTGACTTTTGA
- a CDS encoding carboxymuconolactone decarboxylase family protein — translation MDRETYDRGRQIRSDVLGAEYVDRALAGANDFTKPLQDLVTEYCWGAVWGREELPRKTRSMLNLAMISVLNRPNELRMHVKAALTNGVSREEIREIFLQVAIYGGVPAAVDSFRIAGEAFAELDRG, via the coding sequence TTGGATCGCGAAACGTATGACCGGGGGCGGCAAATCCGCTCCGACGTGCTGGGCGCGGAGTACGTCGACCGCGCGCTGGCCGGGGCAAACGACTTCACCAAGCCCCTACAGGATCTCGTGACCGAGTACTGCTGGGGCGCCGTGTGGGGCCGCGAGGAGCTGCCGCGCAAGACCCGCAGCATGCTCAACCTGGCGATGATCTCGGTGCTCAATCGGCCCAACGAATTACGGATGCACGTCAAGGCGGCGCTGACCAACGGTGTCTCCCGCGAGGAGATCCGCGAGATCTTTCTGCAGGTGGCCATTTACGGCGGCGTGCCGGCGGCCGTCGACAGCTTTCGCATCGCGGGCGAGGCGTTCGCCGAGCTGGACCGAGGCTAG
- a CDS encoding amidohydrolase family protein, translated as MSLTHSQERLPAAERIAVRCVDSDVHPAPKRGELLPYIPEPWRSKYFLTRNVGEQIYYDAPDYAHSYAMRVDSFPANGEFPCSDPDLAFRQLIMEAGSDIAILEPAAYPARIPEAQHAMSAALNDWQANHWLDSHNNWHERWRGSICLAIEEPEESVREIERWAGHPFMAQILIKAEPRPSWGHPKYDPIWAAATKHDITVSCHLSRSHFDELPMPPVGYPSYNHDFMVTYSLLAANQVMSLIFDGTFDRFPTLRIVFVEHAFSWILPLMWRMDSIYEARKSWVDIKRKPSEYVKDHIKFTTQPLDYPEDKTELTRALEWMECEKILLFSSDYPHWTFDDPRWLVKHLPKHARDAVMYKNGIATYHLPETVPVLEGQIRVL; from the coding sequence ATGAGTTTGACCCATTCTCAGGAGCGGCTTCCCGCCGCCGAGCGCATCGCCGTCCGGTGCGTCGACTCGGACGTCCACCCGGCACCCAAGCGCGGAGAGCTCCTCCCGTATATCCCCGAGCCCTGGCGCAGCAAATACTTCCTGACTCGCAACGTGGGTGAGCAGATCTACTACGACGCACCGGACTACGCGCACTCGTATGCGATGCGGGTGGACTCCTTCCCCGCCAACGGTGAGTTCCCTTGCAGCGACCCGGACTTGGCGTTTCGCCAGCTGATCATGGAGGCCGGTTCCGACATTGCGATCCTGGAACCGGCGGCGTACCCGGCGCGCATTCCCGAAGCGCAACACGCGATGTCGGCCGCGCTCAACGACTGGCAGGCCAATCACTGGCTGGACAGCCACAACAACTGGCACGAGCGGTGGCGCGGTTCGATCTGCCTGGCCATCGAGGAGCCGGAAGAGTCGGTACGCGAGATCGAGCGCTGGGCCGGACACCCGTTTATGGCGCAGATCCTGATCAAGGCCGAGCCGCGGCCGTCCTGGGGTCATCCCAAATACGACCCGATCTGGGCGGCCGCAACCAAGCACGACATCACGGTGAGTTGTCACCTGTCGCGCAGCCACTTCGACGAGCTGCCGATGCCGCCGGTGGGCTACCCGAGCTACAACCACGATTTCATGGTCACCTACTCGCTGTTGGCCGCCAACCAGGTGATGAGCCTGATCTTCGACGGAACGTTCGACCGGTTCCCGACGCTGCGGATTGTGTTCGTCGAGCACGCGTTCAGCTGGATCCTGCCGTTGATGTGGCGCATGGATTCGATCTACGAAGCCCGCAAGTCGTGGGTGGACATCAAGCGCAAGCCGTCCGAATACGTCAAAGACCACATCAAGTTCACCACCCAGCCGCTGGACTACCCCGAAGACAAGACCGAGCTGACGCGCGCGCTGGAATGGATGGAGTGCGAGAAGATTCTCCTCTTCTCCTCGGACTACCCGCACTGGACGTTCGACGACCCGCGCTGGTTGGTCAAGCACCTGCCCAAGCACGCCCGCGACGCGGTGATGTACAAGAACGGCATTGCGACTTACCACCTGCCCGAGACCGTTCCGGTTCTCGAGGGTCAGATCCGGGTGCTCTGA
- a CDS encoding acyl-CoA dehydrogenase family protein yields MQLTFDPDVEAFRSEFSAFLDENLPPASETNERPRSVSHMPEWARRWQRLLFDNGWLLPSQPPEFGGRNATVLQQFVYLEELSRRRIYHSFNPQGVNIVAASLLSFGSDEQKQRWAVPVLRAEMTASLGMSEPSAGSDLASLRTRAVLDGDHFVVNGQKVWTSGAHDADFLLTFVRTDPDAPKHKGISALVIPTDTPGVVRRPFPSICSIDDTDFNEVFFTDARVPAENLVGELNQGWMVANGSLGHERTMMWLGFADRLENMIDDFRPATDVERDQFATTIMDRQALRLLGSAALARTARGDDDVAAISVLKLLGSEAELRGMELALTSAGAEGLIHPGQTGPYAHMNLDHYFSSWFERFARSFSGTIAGGTSEIQRNIIAQRVLGLPRG; encoded by the coding sequence GTGCAGCTGACTTTTGATCCCGACGTCGAGGCGTTCCGGTCCGAGTTTTCGGCCTTCCTCGACGAAAACCTGCCTCCGGCAAGCGAAACGAACGAGCGCCCGCGATCGGTTTCGCACATGCCGGAGTGGGCTCGTCGTTGGCAGCGGCTGCTCTTCGACAACGGCTGGTTGTTGCCGAGCCAGCCGCCGGAATTCGGCGGCCGCAACGCGACGGTGCTGCAGCAGTTCGTCTACCTGGAGGAACTGAGCCGCCGCCGGATCTATCACAGCTTCAACCCGCAGGGCGTGAATATCGTTGCGGCATCGCTATTGTCGTTCGGCAGCGACGAGCAGAAGCAGCGTTGGGCCGTGCCCGTCCTGCGCGCCGAGATGACCGCGTCGCTGGGGATGAGCGAGCCCAGCGCGGGTTCTGACCTGGCATCGCTGCGCACCCGCGCGGTGCTCGACGGTGATCACTTCGTCGTCAACGGGCAGAAGGTGTGGACGTCGGGGGCCCACGACGCCGACTTCTTGTTGACCTTCGTGCGGACGGACCCAGATGCGCCCAAGCACAAGGGAATCAGCGCGTTGGTCATCCCCACCGACACCCCCGGTGTCGTGCGCCGGCCCTTCCCGTCGATTTGCTCGATCGACGACACGGACTTCAACGAGGTTTTCTTCACCGACGCGCGGGTGCCGGCCGAGAACCTGGTCGGGGAACTCAACCAGGGATGGATGGTGGCCAACGGTTCGCTGGGCCACGAGCGCACCATGATGTGGCTGGGCTTCGCGGACCGCCTCGAGAACATGATCGACGACTTCCGCCCCGCTACCGACGTCGAGCGCGACCAGTTCGCCACGACGATCATGGACCGGCAGGCGTTACGCCTGTTGGGCTCGGCCGCGCTGGCCCGCACCGCCCGCGGCGACGACGATGTGGCCGCGATCTCGGTGCTCAAGCTGCTCGGTTCCGAAGCGGAGTTGCGTGGAATGGAATTGGCGCTGACCTCGGCGGGCGCCGAGGGGCTCATCCATCCGGGCCAGACCGGGCCGTATGCGCACATGAACCTCGATCACTACTTCTCCAGCTGGTTTGAGCGCTTCGCCCGCAGCTTTTCCGGGACCATCGCCGGCGGCACGTCGGAAATCCAGCGCAACATCATCGCCCAGCGGGTGCTCGGCCTCCCGCGCGGCTAG
- a CDS encoding amidohydrolase family protein: protein MITHADGTSTPLIDASVHIFFPSNKALRKTLREPFKSRGFPDYEMDWYGAPGGEYAPNTEGPDRQYPGSDPEFVAAELFTKRGVDVAVLHPMARGIMPDRHLGSALHAAHNEMMVSNWLESSEFGDRFRGTIRVNPDDIPGALREIERWRSHPRVVQIGVPLQSRELYGKPQFWPIWEAAVDAGLPVAAHIEVGSGIAFAPTPSGNTRTYEQYVSFMALNYLYHLMNMIAEGVFERFDGLKFVWGDGAADFVTPFIWRMDTFGRPHLEQTPWSPRIPSDYLPGHVYFVQGSLDGPGDVEFAGEWFGFTGKDDMVMFGSSYPHWQCGDITKLPSALSAEQREKLCWRNAAQLYGIDIPAGVGAQ, encoded by the coding sequence GTGATCACACACGCTGACGGGACAAGCACACCGCTGATCGACGCGAGCGTGCACATCTTCTTCCCGTCGAATAAGGCGCTGCGGAAAACCCTCCGCGAACCGTTCAAGAGTCGCGGCTTCCCCGACTACGAGATGGACTGGTACGGGGCCCCCGGTGGCGAGTACGCGCCCAACACCGAGGGACCCGACCGGCAGTACCCCGGATCGGATCCGGAATTCGTTGCTGCTGAACTGTTTACGAAACGCGGGGTCGACGTCGCGGTCCTGCATCCGATGGCTCGTGGCATCATGCCGGACCGGCACCTGGGCAGCGCGCTGCACGCCGCGCACAACGAAATGATGGTGTCCAACTGGCTGGAGTCCAGCGAGTTCGGCGACCGGTTCCGCGGCACCATCCGGGTGAATCCCGACGACATCCCCGGCGCTTTGCGCGAGATCGAGCGATGGCGTTCTCATCCGCGCGTGGTTCAGATCGGCGTCCCGCTGCAGTCCCGCGAGCTGTACGGCAAGCCGCAGTTCTGGCCCATCTGGGAAGCGGCGGTCGATGCCGGGCTTCCCGTCGCCGCGCATATCGAGGTCGGGTCGGGCATCGCGTTTGCGCCGACGCCGTCGGGGAACACCCGGACCTACGAGCAGTACGTCAGCTTCATGGCGCTGAACTACCTGTATCACCTGATGAACATGATCGCCGAGGGAGTTTTCGAGCGGTTCGACGGCCTCAAGTTCGTGTGGGGCGATGGCGCCGCCGACTTCGTGACGCCGTTCATCTGGCGGATGGACACGTTCGGCCGGCCGCACCTGGAGCAGACGCCGTGGTCACCGCGGATCCCCAGCGACTACCTGCCCGGTCACGTGTATTTCGTCCAGGGCAGCCTCGACGGCCCCGGCGACGTGGAGTTCGCCGGCGAATGGTTCGGCTTCACCGGCAAGGACGACATGGTGATGTTCGGCTCCAGCTATCCACACTGGCAGTGTGGCGATATCACGAAGCTGCCCAGCGCTCTTTCCGCCGAACAACGCGAGAAGTTGTGCTGGCGTAATGCGGCGCAGCTCTACGGCATAGACATACCCGCCGGGGTGGGCGCACAGTAG
- a CDS encoding NAD(P)-dependent oxidoreductase: protein MEVGFIGLGNMGFPMACRLIQEKHDVVAFDTRGSALERIVALGARPASSPKEVADRADTVLASLPTPGVSLEVATGPAGVIEGERIKRYVDLSTVGSQMAMQIHDLLAEQSIARIDSPVSGGVGGAEKGTLALMVSGPRDEFDAVRRILEALGRPVYVGDKPGSAQTMKLANNILAATVLAATAEVVVMGVKAGLDPGVMIEVLNAGSGATSASRDKFPRAILPRTFDYGFATGLMVKDVRLYLDEARSLGVPAEVAETTARLWEAVARDEGPDSDFTTVIKPLERAAGVTVGPSPA, encoded by the coding sequence ATGGAAGTCGGGTTCATCGGGTTGGGAAACATGGGCTTTCCCATGGCATGCCGCCTTATTCAGGAAAAGCACGACGTCGTCGCGTTCGACACGCGCGGCTCGGCGCTCGAGCGCATCGTCGCGCTGGGGGCGCGCCCGGCGTCGTCGCCCAAAGAGGTCGCCGATCGCGCCGACACGGTGCTGGCCAGCCTGCCCACGCCGGGCGTATCGCTGGAGGTGGCCACCGGGCCGGCGGGCGTGATCGAGGGCGAACGGATCAAGCGCTATGTCGACTTGTCCACTGTCGGCAGCCAAATGGCGATGCAGATCCACGACCTGCTCGCCGAACAGAGCATCGCGCGGATCGACAGCCCGGTCAGCGGCGGGGTGGGCGGCGCCGAGAAGGGGACGCTGGCGCTCATGGTGTCCGGCCCGCGCGACGAATTCGACGCCGTCCGAAGGATCCTCGAAGCCCTCGGCCGGCCCGTGTATGTCGGGGACAAACCCGGCTCCGCGCAGACGATGAAGCTGGCCAACAACATCTTGGCGGCCACCGTCTTGGCCGCGACGGCCGAAGTGGTCGTCATGGGAGTCAAAGCGGGGCTCGATCCGGGCGTGATGATCGAGGTGCTCAACGCGGGGTCGGGCGCGACGAGCGCAAGCCGCGACAAGTTTCCCCGCGCGATCCTGCCGCGCACCTTCGACTACGGCTTTGCCACCGGCCTGATGGTCAAGGATGTGCGTCTGTACCTCGACGAGGCGAGGTCGCTCGGCGTGCCGGCCGAGGTTGCGGAGACGACCGCCCGGCTGTGGGAGGCCGTCGCCCGCGACGAAGGGCCCGATTCCGATTTCACGACGGTGATCAAACCGCTCGAGAGGGCCGCGGGCGTCACGGTGGGCCCGTCCCCGGCCTAG
- a CDS encoding nitroreductase family protein: protein MTGASADVWEVMATARTIRRFTDEPVDDATLTRCLEAARWAPSGANAQGWRFVVLRSPEQRAVVAKAAAHALEVIEPVYGMSRPADADDSRRARTYRATYELHDRAGEFTSVLFTQAHYPTASELLLGGSIFPAMQNFLLAARAQGLGACMTSWASYGGEQLLRDAVGIPEGWMVAGHIVVGWPKGNHGPLRRRPLAEFVNLDRWDGAAEGLLTSG from the coding sequence ATGACCGGAGCAAGCGCTGACGTCTGGGAAGTGATGGCGACCGCCCGAACGATCCGGCGCTTCACCGACGAACCGGTGGACGACGCGACCCTGACGCGGTGCCTCGAGGCGGCACGGTGGGCGCCCTCGGGTGCCAATGCCCAGGGCTGGCGTTTCGTGGTGCTGCGCTCGCCCGAGCAGCGCGCCGTGGTGGCCAAGGCCGCCGCCCATGCGCTGGAGGTGATCGAGCCGGTCTACGGAATGAGCCGGCCCGCCGACGCCGACGACAGCCGTCGCGCCCGGACCTACCGTGCGACCTACGAATTGCACGACCGCGCCGGTGAATTCACGTCGGTGTTGTTCACGCAGGCGCATTACCCGACGGCGTCGGAACTGCTGCTCGGCGGTTCGATCTTCCCCGCCATGCAGAACTTTCTGCTGGCCGCCCGCGCCCAGGGACTCGGAGCCTGCATGACCAGCTGGGCCTCCTATGGCGGCGAGCAACTGCTGCGCGACGCCGTCGGTATCCCCGAGGGCTGGATGGTCGCCGGCCACATCGTGGTCGGATGGCCCAAAGGCAATCACGGGCCGCTGCGCCGCCGCCCGCTGGCCGAGTTCGTGAACCTCGACCGCTGGGACGGCGCCGCCGAGGGGTTGCTGACCAGCGGCTAG